Proteins encoded in a region of the Pseudomonas syringae KCTC 12500 genome:
- a CDS encoding 3-phosphoshikimate 1-carboxyvinyltransferase has protein sequence MRPQATLTVLPVERPLVGRVSPPGSKSITNRALLLAGLAKGTSRLTGALKSDDTRVMSEALRLMGVQVDEPDDSTFVVTSSGHWQAPQQALFLGNAGTATRFLTAALANFEGDFVVDGDEYMRKRPIGPLVDALQRMGVEVSAPSGCPPVAIKGKGGLEAGRIEIDGNLSSQYVSALLMAGACGKGPVEVALTGSEIGARGYLDLTLAAMQAFGAEVQAIGDAAWKVSASGYRATDFHIEPDASAATYLWAAQALTEGAIDLGVASDAFTQPDALASQIIASFPNMPAVIDGSQMQDAIPTLAVLAAFNRQPVRFVGIANLRVKECDRISALSHGLCAIAPGLAVEEGDDLIVNANPALAGTTVDALIDTHSDHRIAMCFALAGLKIAGIRILDPDCVGKTYPGYWDALASLGVTVQR, from the coding sequence ATGCGACCTCAAGCCACCCTCACTGTTTTGCCTGTCGAGCGCCCGCTGGTCGGGCGTGTCAGCCCGCCGGGCTCCAAGTCGATCACCAACCGCGCATTGTTGCTGGCCGGGCTGGCCAAAGGCACCAGCCGCCTGACCGGCGCGCTGAAGAGTGACGACACGCGCGTGATGTCCGAAGCCTTGCGACTGATGGGCGTGCAGGTCGACGAGCCGGATGACAGCACCTTCGTGGTCACCAGCAGCGGGCATTGGCAGGCGCCACAGCAGGCGCTGTTCCTCGGCAATGCCGGAACTGCGACACGCTTTCTGACCGCGGCACTGGCCAACTTCGAAGGCGACTTCGTGGTCGATGGCGACGAATACATGCGCAAGCGCCCGATCGGCCCGCTGGTCGATGCCTTGCAGCGCATGGGCGTGGAGGTCAGCGCACCCAGCGGTTGCCCGCCGGTGGCGATCAAGGGCAAGGGCGGTCTTGAGGCCGGTCGTATCGAAATCGACGGCAACCTGTCCAGCCAGTACGTGTCGGCACTGCTGATGGCCGGTGCCTGTGGCAAGGGGCCTGTGGAGGTTGCACTGACAGGCAGCGAGATCGGTGCGCGTGGTTACCTCGACCTCACGCTGGCGGCGATGCAGGCGTTCGGTGCCGAGGTTCAGGCCATCGGCGACGCCGCCTGGAAAGTCTCGGCTAGCGGTTATCGCGCTACGGATTTCCACATCGAGCCGGATGCCTCGGCGGCCACTTACCTGTGGGCTGCGCAGGCCCTGACCGAGGGCGCTATCGACCTGGGCGTGGCCAGCGATGCGTTCACTCAGCCCGATGCGCTGGCCAGCCAGATCATCGCCAGCTTCCCGAACATGCCGGCCGTGATCGACGGTTCGCAGATGCAGGACGCGATTCCGACGCTGGCCGTACTGGCCGCCTTCAATCGTCAACCGGTGCGCTTTGTCGGCATCGCCAACCTGCGGGTCAAGGAGTGTGACCGCATCTCGGCACTGTCCCACGGCCTGTGCGCCATCGCACCCGGCCTGGCGGTCGAAGAGGGTGACGATCTGATCGTCAACGCCAACCCGGCGCTGGCAGGCACTACGGTCGATGCCTTGATCGACACCCACTCCGACCATCGTATCGCCATGTGCTTTGCGCTGGCGGGCCTGAAGATCGCCGGCATCCGCATTCTCGACCCTGATTGCGTCGGCAAGACCTACCCGGGCTACTGGGATGCGCTGGCCTCATTGGGCGTCACCGTTCAGCGTTGA
- a CDS encoding ChrR family anti-sigma-E factor, giving the protein MGPQHHPDDATLVSYAAGALSQVISLVTAAHLERCAECRARLRQAEAIGGVLMQQHTSSVVPLKGRSAMLARLDEQQAGLVPALHSMPAANQDPDLMPVCMQAHFGRHLSTLKWKTLIPGVQRVRAEGIEQGNLMLLKIAPGVSMPVHTHESGEMTMVLKGAYYDVQGEFGLNDVADLDSHIHHQPIAYPDRECICVLATESKLRFQGLLARMMQPFFGI; this is encoded by the coding sequence ATGGGTCCACAACATCATCCGGACGACGCCACGCTGGTCAGTTATGCCGCAGGGGCGCTGTCGCAGGTCATCTCGTTAGTCACTGCCGCGCATCTGGAGCGCTGCGCCGAGTGCCGGGCGCGGCTCAGGCAGGCCGAGGCGATTGGCGGTGTGTTGATGCAGCAGCACACCAGCAGTGTGGTGCCGCTCAAGGGTAGATCGGCCATGCTGGCGCGGCTTGACGAGCAGCAAGCGGGGCTCGTGCCTGCCCTGCACTCGATGCCGGCGGCCAATCAGGACCCGGACCTGATGCCGGTCTGCATGCAGGCGCATTTTGGTCGACACCTGAGTACGTTGAAGTGGAAGACCCTGATCCCCGGCGTACAACGAGTACGCGCCGAAGGCATCGAACAGGGCAACCTGATGCTGCTGAAGATCGCCCCCGGCGTGAGCATGCCGGTCCACACCCACGAAAGCGGCGAGATGACCATGGTCCTCAAGGGTGCGTATTACGACGTACAGGGAGAGTTCGGACTCAACGATGTGGCCGACCTGGACAGCCATATCCATCACCAGCCCATCGCCTACCCTGACCGGGAATGCATTTGCGTACTGGCCACTGAATCGAAGCTGCGTTTTCAGGGACTGCTGGCGCGGATGATGCAGCCGTTTTTCGGGATTTGA
- a CDS encoding sigma-70 family RNA polymerase sigma factor produces the protein MARQRDRDSFMRIYDHFAPRLLRYLTGLNVPEGQAEELVQEVLLKLWHKADSFDPAKASLGTWLFRIARNLYIDSVRKDRGWVQVQNSLEQLERLEAPVDRTLDYSQRQEQQLNIAIQNLPADQARVLRMSYFEALSHREISERLGMPLGTVKSCLRLAFQKLRSRIEES, from the coding sequence GTGGCCCGCCAGAGGGACCGCGACAGCTTCATGCGCATTTACGATCACTTCGCTCCGCGCCTGTTGCGCTACCTCACCGGGCTGAATGTGCCAGAAGGTCAGGCCGAAGAGTTGGTGCAGGAGGTGCTGCTCAAACTGTGGCACAAGGCCGATTCGTTCGACCCGGCCAAGGCCAGCCTGGGGACATGGTTGTTTCGCATCGCACGCAACCTGTACATCGACAGTGTGCGCAAGGACCGTGGCTGGGTGCAGGTGCAGAACTCACTGGAACAACTCGAGCGTCTGGAAGCTCCGGTAGATCGAACACTCGATTACAGCCAGCGCCAGGAGCAACAACTCAACATCGCCATCCAGAACCTGCCCGCCGATCAGGCCCGAGTGTTGCGAATGTCGTATTTCGAAGCGCTCAGTCACCGGGAGATTTCCGAACGCCTGGGTATGCCGCTCGGCACGGTGAAGTCCTGCCTGCGACTGGCGTTTCAAAAATTGCGCTCGCGGATAGAGGAATCATGA